The Micropterus dolomieu isolate WLL.071019.BEF.003 ecotype Adirondacks unplaced genomic scaffold, ASM2129224v1 contig_9172, whole genome shotgun sequence DNA segment CTGTTTGTATTAGCAGTGAGCAGAGTATCCACGGTCTTGTATTTGACAGATCCTCCATCCTTGGATGCCGCCTGTTCCGAGTCTGGGATCAGCTTCAAACTGGACCACCGGCCATTTGGCTACCTGTGGGAGCTCCGTGTCGGCTCTGACCCGCTGACGTCGGAGCTGGCAGCCCAGCACGGCTACATCATGAGCAATGATAGCCGGAGTCTGCTGCTCAATGTGCCGCTCTTCACTCATGGCTACAAGTACAAGGTGAGATGAGGAATCTCCTACTGGAAGCATCTCTTCAGGCGTTGCCTGGACCGAGGACATCAGTGACTAAGCTGCATGTATATTCTACAGGACGTTACTTTGAAGGGCTTCTCTGGCACTTTTGAGGTCATTGTGTGGGATCGTGAAGCATCTGAGGTCCAGACTTCAGCTGTCATGACTTGCCTCTTCTCTGCTCCTGAACTCATTAGTAAGAACATCCTTACTGTAAGAGCCGGTGGGTCTTAGTTGACACGTGCACTAAAACAAATCTCTGTGTAGTGTGTTCGACTGATGGGAGGATGACCGTGGTGGCTGACTTGTCTCTGGCCGTCCCAAGCGGAGGAGTTCCTGCCAGAACCAACCTCCTAGATAAACACTGTGGCCCCAGAGAGGCAGATGACACCAGGGCTCTCTTCTCTTTTCCGGTCAACAGCTGTGGATCCATAGTCAAGGTAGTACCACTGTTCTTCTCTTCAGTACTGTAAAGGGTCACTTCATGTACTTTAATTACGGttacagctgtgtttgtgtgtaatttttatttCTCCAGCATGGCATGGAAACTGTGACCTATGAAAACCAAATTTTCTTCAGCAAGACGTTGCATGCTGTGAAACATCAAGCAGACTTGGGCAATGAGATTGACAGGTATATCTTCATCCCCATGTCCATTAGGTTATGTAGCCTTACTCTAGTCATGCTGCAGACTATTTCATCGTTTTGTCTTGCAGGGTGAGGGTGCAGTGTACATATGCGCTGGACGGACTGAGCAGCACAGTATACAGGTTTCAATCTGAAGAAGCTGGTGTAGGTCACATTGTGCACTCCAGTGGAGGTAGGTGGGCAAACTACATAAACCACATCACTCAATATATCATGTTTGACAATCCGTTTGGTCTTCTATTCTAGGTCTACGGAGTCCCGACATCCAGCCTTCTACTGTGCCTCAAAAGCCAGTGCCCATTTCCAGAAAACGAGTCTCAATAAGACGTGGTTACCGCCCACCTGCTAAGCACATCAGAGTATCCAGCTTTCTAAAGAATCGTTACAAGAAAGGTCGGTACTTAAAACCCTGGTCAAACTTGACAGTAAGAAGTCTGTTCCTAAATATAATTTCTCTTCACAGGAGCTAGAGGATCCAAGCCAAAAGGAATATTTCCA contains these protein-coding regions:
- the LOC123965309 gene encoding uncharacterized protein LOC123965309, translated to MSNDSRSLLLNVPLFTHGYKYKDVTLKGFSGTFEVIVWDREASEVQTSAVMTCLFSAPELIMCSTDGRMTVVADLSLAVPSGGVPARTNLLDKHCGPREADDTRALFSFPVNSCGSIVKHGMETVTYENQIFFSKTLHAVKHQADLGNEIDRVRVQCTYALDGLSSTVYRFQSEEAGVGHIVHSSGGLRSPDIQPSTVPQKPVPISRKRVSIRRGYRPPAKHIRVSSFLKNRYKKGARGSKPKGIFPYHKGHLCIKCKSQ